Within the Myxococcales bacterium genome, the region AGCGGCGGTTTACCGTTTGGGTCGATGCGGCCGGGAAACGGCACCTTGCCCAGCGCCACCCGGCCGTGGCGGGTTTTCACGGTTTCGACGGCAAACGGGCCGATCGTGAAATTCTCGCCGCCGGCCAGCACTTGCGGGCAGCCCGGCAGGCCGTGCAGGCGCAGCAGGGTGTCGACGCTTTCGTTGCCCCAGACCGGCACGCCCAATCGGCCGGCGATGTACGGCGTGTCCTGCGAGTGGTCGGAATGCGCGTGGGTGATCAGAATGCCGCAGACCTCGCCTTCCAGGCCGGCGAGGTACCGGTCGATTTTTTCGGTGTCCGGCCGGATCGGCCGCGTGAACGAGGCCCACTTGTCGAGCCGCGACAGATGCGGATCGATCAGCAGGATTTTCCCGTCTTGAGCCAGCTCAAGACTCGCCGTCCCCAGCCATTTCGCGGTAGCCATCGCGCTCTCCGGTTTTGCAGACATGATTAATATACCACTCCGTGTCGGCGAGAATCCCGTGCAAAATGCGCGCCTCGCGCAGCGACGGGGCGGCGCGCGAATAAAGGCGCCGCAGGACGCGCATGTTGCGCTCCGGATTGTGGCGATCGATGAAGCCGACCTCGAGGTAGATCCGGCGCATGTGTTCGTACAGGCGCTGCAGTTGATCGTGCGAGGCCGGATGATGCTTGTCGATCTGCGGCGACACGTCGGCGGCACGGCTGAACAGCTCGTAGGCGAGAATCACCACCGCCTGCGCCAGGTTTAGGCTGCGATGGCCGGGGTCGGTGGCGATCTCGACCAGTTGATTGCACAAGTCCAGCTCCGGCTTGGACAGCCCGCTGGTCTCGTTGCCGAATACGATGGCCGCGCGCCGATCGCCCGCCAGTTGCGGCAGCAGCCAGTCGGCCAGGGCGCGCGAGGTGCAGAAACGCTCGCGAAACTTGCCGATCCGGCGGGTCGTGCCGATGACGTAGTGAAAACCGGCGAGCGCCTGTTCCAGGTCGTCGAAGCGTTCCGCCCGTTCGACGATGTCGTAGGCACTCGTCGCGTACTGCTTGCAAAGCTCCGTTTCGGTGTATTGCGGATTGACCAGCAGCAATCGGCGCAGGCCGAAATTTTTCATCGCCCGCGCCGTCTGGCCGACATTGGCGTCGCCGCCCGGCCGGACCAGCACGACGGCGATCCGTTCCATGATCGGCGGATGCTGCGTGACCGTGACGCCGCGTTCGGCCCGGCCGCGCTTGATGAACGACTTCGAGGTCGCGGACTGTTTCGTCGTCGGAATGGCGGTCATCCTCCCGTCGCGGTGTGAATTTCCTGCACAATGGCCGCCACGGCGGCGACCGGGTCGGGGGCCTGGGTGATCGGCCGCCCGATAACCAGGTAGTCGGCGCCCGCGCGGATCGCGGCGGCCGGGGTCATGATGCGTTTTTGATCGTCGGCCGAGCCGGAGGCAGGCCGGATGCCCGGGGTCACGGTGAGGAAGTCGGGCCCGCAGGCTTCCTTGATCGCCGCGACGTCCTGCGCGCTGGCCACCACGCCGTCCAATCCGGCTTCCTTCGCCAGTTTTGCCAACCGCAAAGCCGCGTCCTGGGTCGGCCCCTGCAAGCCGACGGCGGCCAGATCCTTGTTGTCCAGGCTGGTCAGCACGGTGACCCCGATGACCAGCGGCTTGGGAATGTGCAACGAAGCCACCACCTGCTGCGCCGCCACCGCCGCCGCGCGGCACATCGCCGGCCCGCCGGCCGCGTGGACGTTGACCATCCAGACACCGTGCGCCGCCGCCGCTTCCACCGCGCCGGCCACGGTGTTGGGGATGTCGTGGAATTTCAGATCCAGAAAAACCCGCATGCCGTTTTCGACCAGCACCCGGATGATTTCCGGGCCGACGCTGACGA harbors:
- a CDS encoding RNA methyltransferase, whose amino-acid sequence is MTAIPTTKQSATSKSFIKRGRAERGVTVTQHPPIMERIAVVLVRPGGDANVGQTARAMKNFGLRRLLLVNPQYTETELCKQYATSAYDIVERAERFDDLEQALAGFHYVIGTTRRIGKFRERFCTSRALADWLLPQLAGDRRAAIVFGNETSGLSKPELDLCNQLVEIATDPGHRSLNLAQAVVILAYELFSRAADVSPQIDKHHPASHDQLQRLYEHMRRIYLEVGFIDRHNPERNMRVLRRLYSRAAPSLREARILHGILADTEWYINHVCKTGERDGYREMAGDGES
- the pyrF gene encoding orotidine-5'-phosphate decarboxylase; protein product: MHPHERVIVALDVNNIEKARQLAHQLSGKVGAFKIGKELFVSVGPEIIRVLVENGMRVFLDLKFHDIPNTVAGAVEAAAAHGVWMVNVHAAGGPAMCRAAAVAAQQVVASLHIPKPLVIGVTVLTSLDNKDLAAVGLQGPTQDAALRLAKLAKEAGLDGVVASAQDVAAIKEACGPDFLTVTPGIRPASGSADDQKRIMTPAAAIRAGADYLVIGRPITQAPDPVAAVAAIVQEIHTATGG